One Streptomyces fagopyri DNA window includes the following coding sequences:
- a CDS encoding alpha-1,4-glucan--maltose-1-phosphate maltosyltransferase codes for MDAHPADGRDPIDPTAADRIPVVDVHPVVECGRRPAKAVCGESFQVTATVFGEGHDVVGANVVLRDPTGLAGPWTPMRELTPGSDRWGAEVTPDAVGHWTYLVESWSDPVAAWRLTAAIKVPAGVDTGLILEEGAVLYERAAAGVPDPAGRSAVRSAAEGLRDASQPPAARLAGALAPEVASVLAAHPLRERVSHSLPLPLLVERERALYGSWYEFFPRSESGQLDPPVHGTFRTAAERLPAIAEMGFDVVYLPPIHPIGTTFRKGPNNGLSASRHDVGVPWAIGSPEGGHDAIHPDLGTIDDFDAFVRRAADLRLEVALDFALQCSPDHPWVEKHPEWFHHRADGTIAYAENPPKKYQDIYPIAFDEDMPGLIAECVRLLRFWMDHGVRIFRVDNPHTKPVVFWERVIAEINRKDPDVIFLAEAFTRPAIMERLATVGFQQSYTYFTWRNTKRELTEYLTELSGETAAFMRPNFFVNTPDILPGYLRHGGRPAFEARAVLAATLSPAWGVYAGYELCENTATGPDSEEYLDSEKYQLRPRDWESAAREGRTIAPLITSLNRIRRRHGALRALRNLHFHRTDNDALIAYSKRTGPDTVVVVVNLDPHHTHEATVSLDMPRLGLDQNECVPVRDELTGETYYWGSTNFVRLEPGSAHVLAVGPAPQIGGSLTI; via the coding sequence ATGGACGCACACCCGGCCGACGGCCGTGACCCGATCGACCCCACCGCGGCCGACCGGATCCCGGTCGTCGACGTGCACCCGGTGGTCGAGTGCGGGCGCCGCCCCGCCAAAGCGGTCTGCGGGGAGAGTTTCCAGGTCACCGCGACCGTCTTCGGTGAGGGCCACGACGTGGTCGGCGCCAATGTCGTGCTGCGCGATCCGACGGGGCTGGCCGGTCCCTGGACCCCCATGCGCGAACTCACCCCGGGTTCCGACCGCTGGGGCGCCGAGGTCACGCCGGATGCCGTGGGCCACTGGACGTACCTGGTGGAGTCCTGGAGCGACCCGGTGGCCGCCTGGCGCCTGACCGCCGCCATCAAGGTCCCGGCCGGCGTCGACACGGGGCTGATCCTGGAGGAGGGCGCGGTGCTGTACGAGCGCGCCGCGGCCGGCGTACCGGACCCGGCCGGACGGTCGGCGGTACGGTCCGCGGCCGAAGGCCTGCGCGACGCGTCGCAGCCGCCGGCCGCCCGTCTCGCGGGCGCCCTGGCCCCGGAGGTGGCCTCCGTCCTGGCCGCGCACCCGCTGCGCGAACGGGTCTCCCACTCACTGCCGTTGCCTCTGCTCGTGGAGCGTGAGCGGGCGCTGTACGGCTCCTGGTACGAGTTCTTCCCGCGTTCGGAGAGCGGGCAGCTGGACCCGCCGGTCCACGGCACCTTCCGGACCGCCGCCGAACGTCTGCCCGCCATCGCGGAGATGGGCTTCGACGTCGTCTACCTCCCGCCGATCCATCCCATCGGCACGACCTTCCGCAAAGGTCCCAACAACGGTCTGTCGGCGAGCCGTCACGATGTCGGGGTGCCGTGGGCGATCGGCTCGCCGGAGGGCGGGCACGACGCGATCCACCCGGACCTCGGCACCATCGACGACTTCGACGCCTTCGTACGCCGGGCGGCGGACCTGCGTCTCGAAGTCGCCCTCGACTTCGCGCTGCAGTGCTCCCCCGACCATCCGTGGGTGGAGAAGCACCCGGAGTGGTTCCATCACCGCGCCGACGGCACGATCGCGTACGCGGAGAACCCGCCGAAGAAGTACCAGGACATCTACCCGATCGCCTTCGACGAGGACATGCCGGGGCTGATCGCCGAGTGCGTGCGGCTGCTGCGGTTCTGGATGGACCACGGGGTGCGGATCTTCCGTGTGGACAACCCGCACACCAAGCCGGTGGTCTTCTGGGAGCGGGTCATCGCCGAGATCAACCGCAAGGATCCCGACGTCATCTTCCTGGCCGAGGCGTTCACCCGGCCCGCGATCATGGAGAGACTGGCGACGGTCGGTTTCCAGCAGTCGTACACGTACTTCACCTGGCGCAACACCAAGCGGGAGCTGACCGAGTACCTCACCGAGCTGTCCGGCGAGACGGCGGCCTTCATGCGGCCCAACTTCTTCGTCAACACCCCGGACATCCTGCCCGGCTACCTCCGGCACGGCGGACGGCCCGCCTTCGAGGCGCGGGCCGTCCTGGCCGCCACCCTGTCGCCCGCCTGGGGCGTCTACGCCGGATACGAACTGTGCGAGAACACCGCGACCGGGCCGGACAGCGAGGAGTACCTCGACTCGGAGAAGTACCAACTGCGTCCGCGTGACTGGGAGTCGGCCGCACGTGAGGGCAGGACGATCGCACCGCTGATCACGAGCCTGAACCGGATCCGAAGGCGTCACGGCGCTCTGCGCGCCCTGCGCAACCTTCATTTCCACCGGACTGACAACGATGCCTTGATCGCGTACAGCAAGCGCACCGGCCCGGACACGGTGGTGGTCGTGGTCAACCTCGACCCCCACCACACCCACGAGGCCACGGTCTCGTTGGACATGCCGCGCCTCGGCCTGGACCAGAACGAGTGCGTGCCGGTGCGCGACGAGCTCACCGGCGAGACGTACTACTGGGGCAGCACCAACTTCGTGCGACTGGAACCGGGCAGTGCGCATGTGCTCGCCGTCGGACCGGCACCACAGATCGGAGGGTCACTCACCATATGA
- a CDS encoding DUF5133 domain-containing protein: protein MLLPAKAEVARHLEQYRAWERLLLVAPMDHAVRGNFENSGYTLCVLMGKRCAREAVDAAEHYLRGGARASGASPASSAASAASASATRPAPGARGGRTPGPVTAFRPVERAGGPGGVPETGQ from the coding sequence ATGCTGCTGCCTGCCAAAGCCGAGGTCGCCAGGCATCTGGAGCAATACCGGGCCTGGGAACGTCTGCTGCTCGTGGCCCCCATGGACCACGCGGTGCGGGGAAACTTCGAGAACTCGGGGTACACCCTGTGCGTACTGATGGGAAAGCGTTGCGCGCGGGAGGCCGTGGACGCCGCCGAGCACTATCTGCGGGGCGGTGCGCGGGCTTCGGGCGCTTCACCGGCGTCGTCCGCCGCCTCGGCCGCGTCGGCCTCGGCGACCAGGCCCGCGCCGGGTGCGCGCGGTGGGCGAACTCCCGGGCCGGTCACGGCCTTCCGGCCCGTGGAGCGGGCCGGGGGGCCGGGGGGTGTCCCTGAGACGGGACAGTGA
- a CDS encoding pep a2 codes for MKPAVPCYYHLDVEVSPDRVGQVRRILAAHLRYWNLEFLVESVCHCAEALLDTIAQHSADKNTTVEMWWNGKHLITAVSDNDQDIRPHNAPQGCLARIAALSDNWGCCATGAGGKIIWFSWRARSAERAPLVPAGPVPSLREACRMPRALSLPVPAFAAAREDTGTVITVR; via the coding sequence ATGAAACCTGCAGTTCCCTGCTACTACCACCTCGACGTCGAGGTCAGCCCGGACCGAGTGGGACAGGTCAGACGCATTCTGGCCGCCCATCTCCGGTACTGGAACCTCGAGTTCCTCGTCGAGTCCGTCTGCCACTGCGCCGAGGCGCTGCTGGACACCATCGCCCAGCACTCGGCCGACAAGAACACGACCGTCGAGATGTGGTGGAACGGCAAGCACCTCATCACCGCCGTCTCGGACAACGACCAGGACATCCGCCCGCACAACGCACCCCAGGGCTGTCTCGCACGCATCGCCGCCCTGAGTGACAACTGGGGCTGCTGTGCGACGGGCGCCGGCGGAAAGATCATCTGGTTCTCCTGGCGGGCCCGTTCCGCCGAACGTGCGCCACTGGTCCCGGCCGGCCCCGTGCCGAGCCTGCGGGAGGCGTGCCGGATGCCCCGGGCGCTGTCGTTGCCCGTGCCCGCCTTCGCGGCGGCCCGGGAGGACACCGGGACCGTGATCACCGTACGGTGA
- the glgX gene encoding glycogen debranching protein GlgX, whose product MRTWTGRPYPLGASYDGEGTNFALFTEAAERVDLVLVDDDGASRTVTMTEVDGYVWHCRLPDVGPGQRYGYRVHGPWDPAAGDRCNPAKLLLDPYAKAVDGQIDNDASLYERAADGPDPADSAGHTMLGVVTDPAFDWGADRPPLRPYAETVIYEAHVRGLTRTHPDVPAELRGTYAGLAHPAVVGHLTSLGVTAVELMPVHQFTQDGFLRDRGLSNYWGYNTIGFFAPHHAYAAHGTRGEQVTEFKSMVKALHAAGLEVILDVVYNHTAEGNENGPTLSFRGIDNASYYRLVEGDAAHYYDTTGTGNSLLTRHPNVLQLIMDSLRYWVTEMHVDGFRFDLAATLARQFHDVDRLSAFFDLIQQDPVVGRVKLIAEPWDLGDGGYQVGNFPPLWSEWNGKYRDAVRDFWRAGEHTLGEFASRLTGSADLYQHDRRRPRAGINFVTAHDGFTLRDLVSYDDKHNEANGEGGRDGESVNRSWNCGAEGRTDDEGILELRARQQRNLLATLLLSQGIPMLAHGDELGRTQRGNNNAYCQDNELSWIDWRLDGEQRELIEFTRRAVALRAAHPVLRRRRFFLGDTVTHERQPLPDLVWLRPDAHEMTDADWRRADAHALAVFLNGDAIAEPDPYGGPVVDDSFLLLLNSYWEPVVFRLPGAEYAERWTARIDTADPAVLPDERERKADTDVRLEARSLLLLSRAPRAADAG is encoded by the coding sequence GTGCGCACCTGGACCGGACGCCCGTACCCGCTGGGGGCGTCATACGACGGCGAAGGCACCAACTTCGCCCTGTTCACCGAAGCCGCCGAACGGGTCGACCTCGTTCTCGTGGATGACGACGGAGCCTCGCGCACCGTCACGATGACCGAGGTCGACGGCTATGTGTGGCACTGCCGGCTGCCCGACGTCGGGCCGGGGCAGCGTTACGGCTACCGGGTCCACGGACCGTGGGACCCGGCGGCCGGAGACCGGTGCAATCCGGCGAAACTGCTCCTCGACCCCTACGCGAAGGCGGTCGACGGACAGATCGACAACGACGCCTCGCTCTACGAACGGGCGGCCGACGGGCCCGATCCCGCGGACAGCGCCGGGCACACCATGCTCGGAGTGGTGACCGATCCGGCCTTCGACTGGGGTGCGGACCGTCCACCGTTGCGGCCGTACGCCGAGACGGTGATCTACGAGGCCCATGTGCGCGGTCTGACCCGCACCCACCCGGACGTCCCCGCCGAACTGCGCGGCACCTACGCGGGTCTGGCCCATCCGGCGGTCGTCGGGCATCTGACCTCGCTCGGTGTGACAGCCGTCGAGCTGATGCCGGTGCACCAGTTCACCCAGGACGGCTTCCTGCGGGACAGGGGCCTGTCCAACTACTGGGGCTACAACACGATCGGCTTCTTCGCCCCGCACCACGCCTACGCGGCGCACGGTACCCGCGGCGAACAGGTCACCGAGTTCAAGTCGATGGTCAAGGCGCTGCACGCGGCGGGCCTGGAAGTGATCCTCGACGTCGTCTACAACCACACCGCCGAGGGCAACGAGAACGGCCCGACGCTCTCCTTCCGCGGCATCGACAACGCCTCCTACTACCGTCTGGTGGAAGGGGACGCGGCGCACTACTACGACACCACCGGCACCGGGAACAGCCTGCTCACACGGCACCCGAACGTCCTGCAACTGATCATGGACTCGCTGCGGTACTGGGTGACGGAGATGCACGTCGACGGATTCCGGTTCGATCTGGCGGCCACGCTCGCGCGGCAGTTCCACGACGTGGACCGGCTCTCGGCGTTCTTCGACCTGATCCAGCAGGACCCGGTCGTCGGACGCGTGAAGCTGATCGCCGAGCCCTGGGACCTCGGCGACGGCGGCTACCAGGTCGGCAACTTCCCACCCCTGTGGTCCGAGTGGAACGGCAAGTACCGTGACGCGGTACGGGACTTCTGGCGCGCCGGCGAGCACACACTCGGTGAGTTCGCCTCCCGTCTGACCGGTTCCGCCGACCTCTACCAGCACGACCGGCGCCGGCCACGCGCCGGGATCAACTTCGTCACCGCGCACGACGGATTCACCCTGCGCGACCTCGTCTCGTACGACGACAAGCACAACGAGGCCAACGGCGAGGGCGGCCGGGACGGCGAGAGCGTCAACCGCTCCTGGAACTGCGGTGCGGAGGGCCGCACCGACGACGAGGGAATCCTCGAACTGCGCGCCCGCCAGCAGCGCAACCTGCTCGCCACCCTGCTCCTCTCCCAGGGCATCCCGATGCTCGCGCACGGCGACGAACTCGGCCGCACCCAGCGGGGCAACAACAACGCCTACTGCCAGGACAACGAACTCTCCTGGATCGACTGGCGACTGGACGGCGAACAGCGCGAACTCATCGAATTCACCCGGCGCGCCGTCGCGCTGCGTGCCGCCCATCCTGTCCTGCGCCGCCGCCGGTTCTTCCTCGGCGACACGGTCACGCACGAGCGTCAACCGCTGCCCGACCTGGTGTGGCTGCGCCCGGACGCGCACGAGATGACGGATGCGGACTGGCGTCGCGCCGACGCACACGCCCTCGCCGTCTTCCTCAACGGCGACGCCATCGCCGAGCCCGACCCGTACGGCGGTCCGGTGGTCGACGACTCCTTCCTCCTGCTCCTGAACAGCTACTGGGAGCCGGTCGTCTTCCGCCTTCCGGGCGCCGAGTACGCCGAGCGGTGGACGGCACGGATCGACACCGCGGATCCGGCGGTCCTGCCCGACGAGCGGGAGCGCAAGGCCGACACCGACGTCCGGCTCGAAGCCCGCAGTCTGCTGCTGCTGTCCAGGGCTCCCCGGGCCGCCGACGCGGGCTGA
- a CDS encoding FAD-binding oxidoreductase: MSITPAQAARQELTGFEGGLIGPDDPGYDRARSVYNAMIDRRPALVARCTGPEDVSSVVGFARDHALLLAVRGGGHHGAGLGVCDDGVVLDLAPLRGVEVDPTARTARVGGGCVWGEVDRATHEHGLATPAGIVSTTGVGGLTLGGGLGHLTRAHGLTVDNLLEADLVLASGERVRASATENPDLYWAIRGGGGNFGVVTSFLFRLHEVSTVVAGPTFWPAELGAEVLTAYRDFIPHAPRALNGFFLFGRVPPAPPFPEDLHLRGVCGVMWCRVGDDTQLAAAEMAPLLAALPAPLLHAPAPMPHPALQSTFDAVYPPGDQWYWRADFVDEIPGEAIELHARFGAQPPTWKSAMHLYPIDGAVHDLAPADTAWGYRDAGWASVFAGVDPDPANAELVRRWSVEYSDALHPYSAGGAYVNMMMDEGEERVRAGYRGNHPRLARAKAAYDPANLFRVNQNIQPVQDS; this comes from the coding sequence ATGTCCATCACGCCGGCACAGGCCGCGCGTCAGGAGCTGACCGGATTCGAAGGCGGGCTGATCGGACCAGACGACCCCGGATACGACAGGGCGCGCTCCGTCTACAACGCCATGATCGACCGGCGACCCGCCCTGGTGGCTCGCTGCACCGGCCCCGAGGACGTCTCCTCCGTCGTCGGCTTCGCCCGTGACCACGCCCTGCTCCTCGCCGTGCGCGGTGGGGGCCACCACGGCGCGGGCCTGGGAGTCTGCGACGACGGCGTGGTCCTGGACCTCGCACCGCTGAGAGGCGTCGAGGTCGACCCGACGGCCCGCACGGCACGCGTCGGCGGCGGTTGCGTGTGGGGCGAGGTCGACCGTGCCACCCACGAACACGGCCTGGCCACGCCCGCCGGCATCGTCTCCACGACGGGAGTCGGCGGCCTCACGCTGGGCGGTGGCCTCGGGCATCTCACCCGCGCCCACGGGCTGACCGTCGACAACCTCCTGGAGGCCGACCTCGTTCTGGCGAGCGGCGAGCGGGTGCGGGCGAGCGCCACCGAGAACCCCGATCTGTACTGGGCGATCCGCGGAGGCGGCGGCAACTTCGGAGTGGTCACCTCGTTCCTCTTCCGGCTGCACGAGGTGAGCACGGTGGTCGCCGGCCCCACCTTCTGGCCCGCCGAACTCGGAGCCGAAGTCCTCACTGCCTACCGCGACTTCATCCCGCACGCCCCCCGTGCGCTGAACGGGTTCTTCCTGTTCGGACGCGTCCCGCCCGCCCCGCCGTTCCCCGAGGACCTCCATCTCCGCGGGGTCTGCGGCGTCATGTGGTGCCGGGTCGGGGACGACACGCAGCTCGCCGCGGCGGAGATGGCGCCGCTGCTCGCCGCGCTGCCCGCGCCGCTGTTGCACGCCCCGGCGCCGATGCCCCACCCCGCACTGCAGTCCACCTTCGACGCGGTCTATCCGCCCGGCGATCAGTGGTACTGGCGCGCGGACTTCGTCGACGAGATCCCCGGTGAGGCCATCGAACTGCATGCCAGGTTCGGTGCCCAACCGCCGACCTGGAAATCGGCGATGCATCTCTACCCGATCGACGGCGCCGTCCACGACCTCGCGCCTGCGGACACCGCCTGGGGCTACCGGGACGCGGGCTGGGCCTCCGTCTTCGCGGGCGTCGACCCCGACCCGGCCAACGCGGAACTCGTGAGGCGCTGGAGCGTCGAGTACTCCGACGCGCTGCACCCGTACTCCGCGGGGGGAGCCTACGTGAACATGATGATGGACGAAGGGGAGGAGAGAGTGCGGGCCGGCTACCGCGGGAACCACCCCCGCCTCGCCCGGGCCAAGGCCGCCTACGACCCGGCCAACCTCTTCCGCGTCAACCAGAACATCCAACCGGTGCAGGACTCCTGA
- a CDS encoding SDR family NAD(P)-dependent oxidoreductase, with amino-acid sequence MRNVSGVRTAAGAADGTGWSGVRGKRVLVTGGTRGLGEQIVRLLTAEGARVATCARNALDLDVLARSLDSPVYTRALDITEPEHLESFVAAVAKRFGGLDGVVACAGGSRGGRFETTDTADWSATWEANVGHAARLIRAAVPPLRAAGGGSVVVVSSISGWKPGPPVQYGVAKSAQIQLAASLARELGPDGIRVNAVSPGSMLIPGRRWDRMRREDPETFAGFVAAELPTGRPVAPQEVARVVTFLLSDWSSGISGAHLPVDRAQNAPSPDGY; translated from the coding sequence GTGAGGAACGTGAGCGGGGTCCGGACGGCGGCGGGCGCAGCCGATGGCACCGGGTGGTCCGGCGTACGCGGCAAGCGCGTCCTGGTCACCGGTGGCACCCGAGGTCTCGGTGAGCAGATCGTGCGGCTTCTCACGGCCGAGGGTGCCCGGGTGGCGACCTGCGCGCGCAACGCTCTGGACCTGGACGTACTGGCGCGGTCCCTCGACTCCCCCGTGTATACCCGGGCGCTCGACATCACCGAGCCGGAGCATCTGGAGAGCTTCGTCGCGGCCGTGGCGAAACGTTTCGGCGGACTCGACGGAGTGGTGGCCTGTGCGGGCGGCTCCCGCGGCGGCCGCTTCGAGACGACGGACACCGCGGACTGGTCGGCGACCTGGGAGGCGAACGTCGGCCATGCGGCGCGCCTGATCCGGGCCGCGGTGCCACCGCTGCGCGCGGCGGGCGGCGGATCGGTCGTGGTGGTCTCCTCGATCTCCGGCTGGAAGCCAGGTCCGCCGGTCCAGTACGGGGTCGCGAAGTCCGCCCAGATCCAGCTGGCCGCCTCGCTCGCCCGCGAGCTCGGTCCGGACGGCATCCGGGTGAACGCCGTCTCGCCCGGCTCGATGCTCATCCCCGGCAGGCGCTGGGACCGGATGCGCCGGGAGGACCCCGAGACCTTCGCAGGGTTCGTGGCGGCCGAGCTGCCGACCGGCCGGCCGGTGGCACCGCAGGAGGTCGCCCGCGTGGTGACGTTCCTGTTGTCGGACTGGTCCAGCGGGATCTCCGGCGCCCACCTGCCCGTCGACCGCGCCCAGAACGCCCCCTCGCCGGACGGCTACTGA
- a CDS encoding ATP-binding protein: MTASRVPRHEPPHEAPVPSGLASTSGGRSRDPAVFPEAPPSLLRATVPAQASRAAGVRTLVTECLTHLRLSPEPLDNAVLACGELFANAVGHGSSGPADTITVTLERVGRELRVTVADCSAALPRARITDLAAESGRGLAIVAALADDWGIAPPDPGTTGKKVWFTLVLHGMP, from the coding sequence ATGACGGCGTCCAGGGTCCCGCGCCACGAGCCGCCGCACGAAGCCCCCGTGCCGTCCGGCCTCGCGTCCACGAGCGGGGGCAGGTCCCGCGACCCCGCCGTGTTCCCCGAGGCCCCGCCCAGTCTCCTGCGGGCCACGGTCCCCGCCCAGGCCTCACGGGCGGCCGGTGTACGGACGCTGGTCACCGAGTGCCTCACCCACCTGCGGCTGTCGCCCGAGCCTCTCGACAACGCTGTCCTCGCCTGCGGCGAACTGTTCGCCAACGCGGTCGGGCACGGCAGTTCGGGCCCCGCCGACACGATCACCGTCACCCTCGAACGCGTGGGGCGCGAACTGCGGGTGACGGTCGCCGACTGCTCCGCCGCCCTGCCGCGGGCACGGATCACGGACCTGGCCGCGGAGTCGGGACGCGGTCTGGCCATCGTGGCCGCGCTGGCCGACGACTGGGGCATCGCACCGCCCGACCCCGGGACCACGGGCAAGAAGGTGTGGTTCACGCTGGTTCTCCACGGCATGCCGTGA
- a CDS encoding C40 family peptidase, with the protein MASHRRPKQPSRTRVTVLTTAAAAAVVLSANAANAAPSEKPGKDEVKAKVDALYEQAEKATEKLDGAKEKQDKLQKQISTLQDNVARGQEDLNELRDGLGSMASAQYRTGGIDPSVALFLSSNPDDFLDKASAMDQLSSQQVEALKKVQEKQRELAQQRQEASAKLKDLSDTRAELKKQKQDVQGKLASAQKLLNSLTAKEKAALAAQEQERATRASERVDLGHTKAASGRAAAAYAAAESVIGAPYIYGHSGPTTFDCSGLTSWAYAQADVSIPRTSEAQANAGTRIYSQSDLQVGDLVIFYGDQHHVGLYAGGGQVLHAPHTGAVVRYESIGNMPFQFGVRI; encoded by the coding sequence GTGGCGTCCCACCGTCGACCCAAGCAGCCGAGCCGCACCCGTGTGACCGTGCTCACCACCGCCGCGGCAGCCGCCGTGGTCCTCAGCGCCAACGCCGCCAACGCCGCGCCCAGCGAGAAGCCGGGCAAGGACGAGGTCAAGGCGAAGGTCGACGCGCTCTACGAGCAGGCGGAGAAGGCCACCGAGAAGCTCGACGGGGCCAAGGAGAAGCAGGACAAGCTGCAGAAGCAGATCAGCACCCTGCAGGACAACGTCGCCCGCGGCCAGGAAGACCTCAACGAGCTGCGCGACGGCCTCGGTTCGATGGCCAGCGCCCAGTACCGCACCGGTGGCATCGACCCCTCCGTGGCGCTGTTCCTCTCCTCGAACCCGGACGACTTCCTGGACAAGGCGTCCGCGATGGACCAGCTGAGCAGTCAGCAGGTCGAGGCGCTGAAGAAGGTCCAGGAGAAGCAGCGCGAGCTCGCCCAGCAGCGTCAGGAAGCGTCCGCGAAGCTCAAGGACCTCTCCGACACCCGCGCCGAGCTCAAGAAGCAGAAGCAGGATGTCCAGGGCAAGCTCGCCTCCGCGCAGAAGCTCCTCAACTCCCTGACGGCCAAGGAGAAGGCGGCGCTCGCAGCCCAGGAGCAGGAGCGCGCCACCCGCGCCAGTGAGCGCGTCGATCTCGGACACACCAAGGCCGCCTCCGGGCGGGCCGCCGCCGCGTACGCCGCCGCCGAGAGCGTGATCGGAGCGCCGTACATCTACGGTCACTCCGGCCCGACCACCTTCGACTGCTCGGGTCTCACCTCCTGGGCCTACGCCCAGGCCGATGTCTCCATCCCGCGCACCTCGGAGGCCCAGGCCAACGCGGGCACCCGCATCTACTCGCAGAGCGATCTGCAGGTCGGCGACCTGGTCATCTTCTACGGCGACCAGCACCACGTCGGGCTCTACGCGGGCGGCGGTCAGGTGCTGCACGCCCCGCACACCGGTGCCGTCGTCCGCTACGAGTCGATCGGCAACATGCCTTTCCAGTTCGGCGTCCGCATCTGA
- a CDS encoding HIT family protein has protein sequence MATPECYACGKEAEFDDLPPRECVVHDRLWRVAHAMDTAMGGWLVLLPRRHVTAVHDLTDAEASALGVWQVRLSRALRSVTGCVKTYVVQFAEAEGFAHVHFHIVPRMADLRPGHRGPRVFELLRRPEQERLTADQADRWALSLRAHLHEHPTTPGPDRGR, from the coding sequence ATGGCGACTCCCGAATGCTACGCGTGCGGCAAGGAAGCGGAGTTCGACGACCTCCCGCCACGGGAGTGCGTGGTGCACGACCGTCTCTGGCGGGTGGCCCACGCCATGGACACCGCGATGGGCGGCTGGCTGGTACTGCTTCCGCGTCGCCACGTCACCGCGGTTCACGACCTCACCGACGCGGAGGCGTCCGCCTTGGGAGTGTGGCAGGTCAGGCTCTCCCGGGCGCTGAGAAGCGTGACTGGCTGCGTCAAGACCTACGTCGTCCAGTTCGCCGAAGCAGAGGGTTTCGCGCACGTTCACTTCCACATCGTGCCGCGCATGGCGGATCTGCGACCGGGGCATCGTGGGCCGCGCGTCTTCGAGCTGCTGCGTCGACCGGAACAGGAGCGGTTGACCGCCGACCAGGCGGATCGGTGGGCCCTCTCCCTGCGGGCCCACCTTCACGAGCACCCGACCACTCCGGGGCCCGACCGCGGAAGGTGA
- a CDS encoding SDR family NAD(P)-dependent oxidoreductase, which translates to MTSRLSLPFTALSTADDVIAGVDLTGRRAVVTGGASGIGLVTARALAEAGADVTLAVRDPGAARRAADEIRAVSRADAVRVARLDLADRDSIADFTSAWTGPLHILVNNAGIMALPDLVRTPEGWESQFATNHLGHAALTLGLHGALASAESSRVVQVASSAHLMAPVDFGDIHFERRPYEPWTAYAQSKTAVVLFTVALAERWARDGITVNSLHPGGIMTNLQRHLDDDQLTFVGAKDSTGTTLDVPPGWKTPEQGAATSVLLAASPLVKDITGRYFEDVAVAPVQPDPAPGRSGVAPYAIDPAPARRLFDETVRVLG; encoded by the coding sequence ATGACCAGCCGGCTTTCCCTCCCCTTCACCGCTCTGTCGACGGCCGACGACGTGATCGCCGGAGTCGATCTCACCGGCCGCCGTGCCGTGGTCACCGGCGGCGCGTCAGGGATCGGCCTGGTGACCGCCCGTGCCCTCGCCGAGGCGGGTGCGGACGTCACGCTGGCCGTGCGCGACCCGGGAGCCGCGCGACGGGCCGCCGACGAGATCCGCGCGGTGAGCCGTGCGGACGCCGTGCGGGTCGCCCGGCTCGACCTCGCGGACCGCGACAGCATCGCGGACTTCACCTCCGCGTGGACGGGACCGCTCCACATCCTGGTGAACAACGCCGGGATCATGGCCCTGCCCGACCTGGTCCGGACCCCGGAGGGCTGGGAGAGCCAGTTCGCCACGAACCATCTGGGGCACGCGGCCCTGACGCTGGGCCTGCACGGAGCCCTGGCGTCCGCGGAGTCGAGCCGTGTCGTCCAAGTCGCCTCCTCCGCCCACCTGATGGCCCCCGTGGACTTCGGCGACATCCACTTCGAACGGCGGCCGTACGAGCCCTGGACGGCCTACGCGCAGTCGAAGACCGCCGTCGTACTGTTCACGGTGGCCCTGGCCGAACGGTGGGCCCGCGACGGAATCACGGTCAACTCACTGCACCCGGGGGGCATCATGACCAACCTGCAACGCCACCTCGACGACGACCAGTTGACGTTCGTCGGCGCCAAGGACTCCACGGGCACCACTCTCGACGTGCCACCGGGCTGGAAAACGCCGGAGCAGGGTGCGGCCACCTCGGTACTGCTCGCCGCCTCCCCGCTGGTCAAGGACATCACCGGCCGGTACTTCGAGGACGTCGCCGTCGCGCCGGTCCAGCCCGACCCCGCGCCGGGCAGGAGCGGGGTAGCACCGTACGCGATCGACCCCGCGCCGGCCCGTCGGCTGTTCGACGAGACGGTACGGGTACTCGGCTGA